The proteins below are encoded in one region of Gaiella occulta:
- a CDS encoding nickel-dependent hydrogenase large subunit has product MCFKNLPIEFDEHGNARLRDGLADPYGYQVAELAPLGSPEGAEKLQKLLARNGHIRQVDFDPVTRVAGALAFHAIVDLENREVLETDSMATLFRGYEIILKGRDPRDAIFISSRACGVCGGVHATASALALEMAFGIHPPPMGVVARNLLLSVEYLYDHPLHLFLLAGPDMSEPAIRETNPELWDRAERTSAAGKETHGFATIGEIMTAMTPLTGKLYAEALHMTRVAREAYVIIGGKYPHPQTIVPGGVSATIDTSDMNEVMLRIVKFFDYGQKVVAIWDDLIEFFYDANPRYADIGKRPKNLIEPGQWDDPYSYDGTYENVDTWARDRWAPPAVIVDGELVTTSMQALNIGVEEFVEHSFYEDWADEGKGNGAYQFKTDPAGNPLSPYHPWNKQTIPKPGGTNWKEKYSWSTAPRWDRLAMETGAYSRLWATALAPDFTRTTFIEPTGHSLKLAVPKAALPGGVREWHVPEKWGAFERNRGRAYAILYTALIAYENVLIGLDLMRKNQTATSVKHTVPKDFRIGAGFWGAGRGYLTHHAVIDGGVIENYQILTPSTWMASPKDPWGNPGPYEEAVSATPLLENYEKPEDYKGIDILRAIRSFDPCMPCTTHINTGGRVITRDVVTCACGVDDDGHDH; this is encoded by the coding sequence ATGTGCTTCAAGAACCTCCCGATCGAGTTCGACGAGCACGGCAACGCGCGTCTCAGGGACGGCCTGGCCGACCCGTACGGCTACCAGGTAGCCGAGCTAGCGCCGCTCGGGAGTCCCGAAGGAGCGGAAAAGCTGCAGAAGCTGCTGGCCCGGAACGGGCACATCCGCCAGGTCGACTTCGACCCCGTCACGCGCGTGGCCGGCGCCCTCGCGTTCCACGCGATCGTCGACCTCGAGAACCGCGAGGTGCTCGAAACGGATTCGATGGCGACCCTCTTCCGAGGGTACGAGATCATCCTCAAGGGTCGCGACCCCCGCGATGCGATCTTCATCTCGAGCCGCGCCTGCGGCGTCTGCGGCGGGGTGCACGCCACCGCCTCGGCGCTCGCGCTCGAAATGGCCTTCGGCATCCACCCTCCACCGATGGGGGTCGTTGCGCGCAACCTCCTGCTCTCGGTCGAGTACCTGTACGACCACCCGTTGCATCTGTTCCTCCTCGCCGGGCCGGACATGTCGGAACCGGCGATCCGCGAGACCAACCCGGAGCTCTGGGATCGCGCCGAGCGCACGTCGGCGGCCGGCAAGGAGACGCACGGCTTCGCGACGATCGGCGAGATCATGACCGCGATGACGCCGCTCACCGGCAAGCTCTACGCGGAGGCGCTCCACATGACTCGCGTCGCCCGCGAGGCGTATGTCATCATCGGCGGCAAGTACCCGCACCCGCAGACCATCGTTCCCGGTGGCGTCAGCGCCACGATCGACACGTCCGACATGAACGAGGTGATGCTGCGGATCGTCAAGTTCTTCGACTACGGACAGAAGGTCGTCGCGATCTGGGACGACCTGATCGAGTTCTTCTACGACGCGAACCCCCGCTACGCGGACATCGGCAAGCGGCCGAAGAACCTGATCGAGCCCGGTCAGTGGGACGATCCGTACTCCTACGACGGAACGTACGAGAACGTCGACACCTGGGCGCGCGACCGGTGGGCACCCCCGGCCGTGATCGTCGACGGTGAGCTCGTGACGACGAGCATGCAAGCGCTCAACATCGGCGTCGAGGAGTTCGTCGAACACTCTTTCTACGAGGACTGGGCCGACGAAGGCAAGGGCAACGGCGCCTACCAGTTCAAGACCGACCCGGCCGGCAACCCTCTCTCGCCGTACCACCCCTGGAACAAGCAGACGATTCCGAAGCCCGGTGGCACGAACTGGAAAGAGAAGTACTCGTGGTCGACCGCCCCCCGCTGGGATCGACTGGCTATGGAGACCGGGGCGTATTCGCGCCTGTGGGCGACCGCGCTCGCGCCGGACTTCACGCGCACCACCTTCATCGAGCCGACGGGGCACAGCCTCAAGCTCGCGGTGCCGAAGGCCGCGCTCCCCGGAGGCGTCCGCGAATGGCACGTGCCGGAGAAATGGGGCGCCTTCGAGCGTAACCGCGGGCGAGCGTACGCGATCCTCTACACGGCTCTGATCGCCTACGAGAACGTCCTGATCGGTCTCGACCTGATGCGCAAGAACCAGACCGCAACGTCCGTCAAGCACACCGTTCCGAAGGACTTCCGCATCGGAGCGGGCTTCTGGGGCGCCGGGCGCGGCTACCTCACCCACCACGCGGTCATCGACGGCGGCGTGATCGAGAACTACCAGATCCTGACGCCGTCGACCTGGATGGCCTCGCCCAAGGACCCGTGGGGCAACCCCGGACCCTACGAGGAGGCCGTCAGCGCGACGCCGCTCCTCGAGAACTACGAGAAGCCGGAGGACTACAAGGGCATCGACATCCTCCGGGCTATCCGCAGCTTCGACCCGTGCATGCCCTGCACGACACACATCAACACAGGGGGCAGGGTGATCACGAGAGACGTGGTCACCTGCGCCTGCGGGGTGGACGACGACGGCCACGACCACTAG
- a CDS encoding HypC/HybG/HupF family hydrogenase formation chaperone translates to MCLGIPGRIVEIVDTQHHIAKVDVSGVRRNVNVGLLVNGPDAVAVGDWVLIHVGFAMSKIDEEEAQSTREFLERLGDPYRQELAELEASGIE, encoded by the coding sequence ATGTGCCTCGGGATTCCCGGCAGGATCGTCGAGATCGTCGACACGCAGCATCACATCGCCAAGGTCGACGTCTCGGGTGTCCGTCGGAACGTCAACGTCGGTCTCCTCGTGAACGGTCCCGACGCCGTCGCTGTCGGCGACTGGGTGCTGATCCACGTCGGCTTCGCGATGTCGAAGATCGACGAGGAGGAAGCGCAGTCGACACGGGAGTTCCTCGAACGGCTCGGTGATCCCTACAGGCAGGAGCTCGCCGAGCTCGAAGCGAGCGGCATCGAATGA
- a CDS encoding HypC/HybG/HupF family hydrogenase formation chaperone, which yields MRARLEALVSERERVLRQFLESEQRRIALSCHSLARAFSRGATLYAFGTGAAATDAAHVAVEFMHPVIVGKRALPAVALTNDPTGQSTTLRLARASDIALGIVHGGEDPAVTSFLEDATRQGLQTIALVGPGSAVRADELFVVPSEDPRVVQEVQETVYHVLWELVHVFFEQPGLLADTCVTCGDVAVEARVVEVDRLTAIVERGGQREEVAIELLEAVGVGDRVLCHAGVALEKLA from the coding sequence ATGAGAGCGCGGCTCGAGGCGCTCGTCAGCGAGAGGGAGCGGGTTCTCCGACAGTTCCTCGAAAGCGAGCAACGCCGCATCGCCCTGTCCTGTCACTCGCTCGCCCGCGCGTTCTCGCGCGGAGCGACCCTGTACGCGTTCGGGACAGGCGCGGCGGCAACCGATGCCGCCCACGTCGCCGTGGAGTTCATGCATCCGGTGATCGTCGGAAAGAGAGCGCTCCCCGCCGTCGCTCTGACGAACGACCCGACCGGGCAGTCCACCACGCTTCGCCTCGCGCGCGCCTCCGACATCGCGCTCGGGATCGTCCACGGTGGTGAGGATCCGGCCGTCACGTCGTTCCTCGAAGACGCGACGCGTCAGGGTCTCCAGACGATCGCGCTCGTCGGTCCCGGCAGCGCGGTGCGTGCCGACGAGCTCTTCGTCGTACCGAGCGAAGACCCGCGCGTCGTCCAGGAGGTGCAGGAGACGGTCTATCACGTGCTCTGGGAGCTCGTCCACGTCTTCTTCGAGCAGCCAGGACTTCTCGCCGACACGTGCGTCACCTGCGGCGACGTCGCGGTGGAAGCACGGGTGGTCGAGGTCGACCGGCTGACGGCGATCGTCGAACGGGGTGGGCAGCGCGAGGAGGTCGCCATCGAGCTCCTCGAGGCTGTCGGGGTCGGGGATCGTGTTCTGTGCCACGCCGGAGTCGCGCTGGAGAAGCTTGCGTGA
- a CDS encoding D-sedoheptulose-7-phosphate isomerase, translated as MTDFLYPFLGGSERGLEATLEHVAASTLDKGNDVAELRRGIDLEAVTACGLAIRDRLHRGGRLLAFGNGGSSTDAQDAAGDFLAAGWGAIALTNDAATITGVANDVGYDNVFSRQLIALARADDVALAFSTSGSSRNVVAGLEEAHRRLLLTCAVTGYGGGTLRELPWLDHLFVAAGDYIPRLQEAHATVVHLLLEVVGERS; from the coding sequence GTGACCGATTTCCTCTACCCGTTCCTCGGTGGCAGCGAGCGCGGCCTCGAGGCCACGCTCGAGCACGTCGCGGCGTCGACGCTCGACAAGGGCAATGATGTCGCCGAGTTGCGCCGCGGCATCGACCTCGAGGCAGTAACCGCATGCGGCCTTGCGATCCGGGATCGCCTCCACCGCGGTGGACGGCTGCTCGCCTTCGGCAACGGAGGCTCGTCGACGGACGCCCAGGATGCGGCAGGCGACTTCCTCGCCGCCGGCTGGGGCGCGATCGCGCTCACGAACGACGCCGCGACGATCACCGGGGTAGCCAACGACGTCGGGTACGACAACGTCTTCTCTCGTCAGCTGATCGCTCTCGCTCGAGCCGACGATGTCGCACTTGCGTTCTCGACGAGCGGCTCCTCCCGGAACGTGGTGGCCGGTCTCGAGGAGGCCCACCGGCGACTCCTCCTGACCTGCGCCGTCACCGGGTACGGCGGCGGCACGCTCCGCGAGCTTCCGTGGCTCGACCACCTCTTCGTCGCAGCGGGCGACTATATCCCCCGGCTCCAGGAGGCACACGCAACCGTCGTGCACCTCCTTCTCGAGGTCGTCGGCGAGCGCTCGTGA
- the hypD gene encoding hydrogenase formation protein HypD → MRYVDEYRSGKIALDLSQRIESVLEPGRKYKLMEVCGGHTHTIYKHGIENLLPPAVDLIHGPGCPVCVIPMGRIDDAIAIAERPNVIFTTFGDMMRVPGGNGSLLEAKARGADVRMVYSPLDALRIARENPERETVFFAIGFETTTPSTALTLLRARSEGIRNFFVFANHVTIIPAIRAILGSPDLRLDGFIGPGHVSTVIGTVPYRFIAESYGKPLVVAGFEPLDVLQAAYMVLLQLAEGRCEVENQYTRVVREAGNPRALEAIAETMELRTTFEWRGLGFISQSALALRVEFADWDAERRYDVPGVRVADPKACQCGEVLKGVIKPWECKVFGTACTPERPIGTCMVSSEGACAAYYNYGRFTRRLETVAT, encoded by the coding sequence GTGAGATACGTCGACGAGTACAGGTCGGGGAAGATCGCGCTGGATCTCTCGCAGCGCATCGAATCGGTGCTCGAGCCGGGTCGGAAGTACAAGCTGATGGAGGTGTGCGGAGGCCATACGCACACGATCTACAAGCACGGGATCGAGAACCTGCTTCCGCCCGCCGTCGACCTGATCCACGGCCCCGGCTGCCCGGTCTGCGTGATCCCGATGGGCCGCATCGACGATGCGATCGCGATCGCCGAACGGCCGAACGTGATCTTCACGACCTTCGGCGACATGATGCGCGTACCGGGTGGAAACGGCTCGCTCCTCGAGGCCAAGGCCCGCGGAGCGGACGTGCGGATGGTGTACTCGCCGCTCGACGCTCTTCGCATCGCACGCGAGAATCCCGAGCGGGAGACGGTCTTCTTCGCGATCGGGTTCGAGACGACGACTCCGTCGACGGCGCTCACACTGCTGCGTGCCCGCAGCGAGGGGATCCGCAACTTCTTCGTCTTCGCGAATCACGTCACGATCATCCCGGCGATCCGGGCGATCCTCGGCTCCCCGGATCTCCGTCTGGACGGCTTCATCGGGCCCGGCCACGTCTCGACCGTGATCGGGACGGTGCCGTACCGCTTCATCGCTGAGAGCTACGGGAAGCCGCTCGTCGTCGCGGGCTTCGAGCCTCTCGACGTGCTCCAGGCGGCCTACATGGTTTTGCTTCAGCTGGCGGAAGGGCGTTGCGAGGTCGAGAACCAGTACACGCGCGTCGTTCGGGAAGCCGGAAACCCGCGTGCGCTCGAGGCGATCGCCGAGACGATGGAGCTCCGCACGACGTTCGAATGGCGCGGCCTCGGCTTCATCTCCCAGAGCGCCCTGGCCCTCCGGGTCGAGTTTGCCGACTGGGACGCCGAGCGTCGCTACGACGTCCCGGGCGTCCGCGTCGCGGATCCGAAGGCGTGTCAGTGCGGTGAGGTACTGAAGGGCGTGATCAAGCCGTGGGAGTGCAAGGTCTTCGGCACGGCGTGCACGCCTGAGCGCCCGATCGGGACCTGCATGGTGTCGAGCGAAGGCGCGTGCGCCGCCTACTACAACTACGGGCGGTTCACGCGGCGGCTCGAGACCGTGGCAACGTGA
- the hypE gene encoding hydrogenase expression/formation protein HypE — protein MTGREQEVLEAIERRRRRRPRLKDEVVTLAHGAGGKATRTLIEALFLEEFGNPRLAPLADAALFDVAGARFAFTTDSYVVKPLFFPGGDIGELAVNGTVNDLAVAGARPLFLTAGFIVEEGFPTADLRRVAASVGRAARAAGVEVVAGDTKVVERGKGDGVYINTSGIGVLEHEHDLSPASVRPGDKVLVSGTLGDHGIAVMVARGSLELEVDLDSDTAPLTELVHGLLSATPGVRCLRDLTRGGLATALNEIADAANVSIVIDEAALPIRPEVNGACEILGIDPLYVANEGKLVAIVAPEALAAAYSALGSSPLGIDTEIVGEVRADAEGMVFLDTAFGGRRVVDVLVGDPLPRIC, from the coding sequence GTGACGGGTCGCGAACAGGAGGTACTCGAGGCGATCGAACGGCGACGCCGGCGGCGACCACGCCTGAAGGACGAAGTCGTCACCCTCGCGCACGGGGCCGGAGGGAAGGCGACGCGCACGCTCATCGAGGCGCTCTTCCTCGAGGAGTTCGGCAACCCGCGGCTGGCCCCGCTCGCCGATGCCGCGCTGTTCGACGTCGCTGGAGCGCGGTTCGCCTTCACGACCGACTCGTACGTCGTCAAGCCGCTCTTCTTCCCCGGCGGGGACATCGGCGAGCTCGCGGTCAACGGCACGGTCAACGATCTCGCGGTGGCAGGCGCCCGACCGCTTTTCCTCACCGCGGGATTCATCGTCGAGGAAGGGTTTCCAACGGCCGATCTCCGCCGCGTGGCTGCTTCCGTCGGCAGGGCGGCGCGGGCGGCGGGCGTTGAGGTCGTCGCGGGCGACACGAAGGTCGTCGAGCGCGGGAAGGGTGACGGGGTCTATATCAACACCTCCGGAATCGGCGTCCTCGAGCACGAGCACGACCTGTCGCCCGCGAGCGTCAGACCGGGCGACAAGGTGCTCGTGTCGGGCACCCTCGGTGATCACGGAATCGCTGTGATGGTGGCCCGCGGCAGCCTCGAGCTCGAGGTGGATCTCGATAGCGACACGGCGCCGTTGACGGAGCTCGTCCACGGCCTTCTGTCGGCGACGCCCGGGGTGCGTTGCCTACGCGACTTGACGCGCGGCGGCCTGGCCACTGCGCTGAACGAGATCGCCGATGCCGCGAACGTCTCCATCGTGATCGACGAGGCCGCGTTGCCGATTCGCCCCGAGGTCAACGGCGCCTGCGAGATTCTCGGGATCGATCCTCTCTACGTCGCGAACGAGGGGAAGCTCGTCGCAATCGTGGCGCCGGAGGCCCTCGCGGCCGCGTACTCGGCGCTCGGGTCGTCGCCGCTCGGAATCGACACCGAGATCGTCGGCGAGGTGCGGGCGGATGCGGAAGGGATGGTGTTCCTGGACACGGCGTTCGGTGGACGGCGTGTCGTCGACGTCCTCGTCGGCGATCCTCTCCCGCGGATCTGCTGA
- the hypF gene encoding carbamoyltransferase HypF, whose translation MTRRRIRVRGVVQGVGFRPFVYGLARREGLAGFVLNDGAGVVIEVEGEAAALDGFLARLRVDAPPLARIDSLEVTHAPTRGEAAFSILASTAHGRSALIPPDVATCDDCLRELFDPTDRRHRYPFVNCTRCGPRFTIVLRVPYDRPNTTMAGFPLCDDCLREYEDPTDRRFHAEPIACPVCGPRLSLPLEEAVGLLRDGAILAVKGLGGYHLACDAANEETVARLRARKHREEKPFALMTAAPEAIVELTAAAAELLRSRERPIVLLPRRPHAAIAESVAPGVPELGVMLPYTPLHHLLIADVGRPLVMTSGNRSDEPIAVADDEARERLAGIADAFLAHDRPIHRRCEDSVVRVAFPIRRSRGYTPSALPLPVATARPLIAVGAELKSTFCVARGADAFMSPHLGDLDSELAYRAFLTDLDLYTSMLGVVPERIAHDLHPEYLSTKWALDQDLETVGIQHHHAHAAACLGEHGERGPALALVFDGTGYGTDGTLWGGELLRCDLVTFERLAHLEPVPLPGGEAAIREPWRMAASYLEAAALPVPYPRWRLVRESLKVNAPLSSGMGRLFDAVAALLGVREVVTYEGQAAIELERLAGTTAAPPYPWVFGDGPALVRHVYDDLAARRPRPEIAAAFHETIAAAAATACAESAELRTVALTGGTFQNLRLLESTARRLESLGFRVLTHARVPPNDAGISYGQAVVAAATLPARARTTRQSTG comes from the coding sequence GTGACACGTCGGCGGATCCGGGTGCGAGGCGTCGTCCAGGGTGTCGGGTTCCGGCCGTTCGTCTACGGCCTCGCCCGGCGGGAGGGGCTGGCCGGCTTCGTCCTGAACGACGGAGCCGGCGTCGTGATCGAGGTGGAGGGAGAGGCCGCCGCGCTCGACGGGTTCCTCGCTCGCCTGCGAGTGGACGCGCCGCCGCTCGCGCGGATCGACTCGCTCGAGGTCACGCACGCCCCGACCCGCGGAGAGGCCGCGTTCTCGATCCTCGCGAGCACGGCACACGGGAGGAGCGCGCTGATCCCACCGGACGTCGCGACCTGCGACGACTGCCTCCGTGAGCTGTTCGACCCTACGGACCGGCGCCATCGGTACCCCTTCGTCAACTGCACCCGGTGCGGGCCGCGGTTCACGATCGTCCTCCGCGTCCCCTACGACCGGCCGAATACGACGATGGCGGGATTCCCGCTCTGCGACGACTGCCTGCGCGAGTACGAGGACCCGACCGACCGCCGCTTCCACGCCGAGCCGATCGCCTGCCCGGTGTGCGGCCCCCGGCTCTCGCTTCCGCTCGAGGAAGCGGTCGGGCTGCTGCGCGACGGCGCGATCCTTGCCGTCAAGGGCCTCGGCGGCTACCACCTCGCCTGCGACGCGGCGAACGAGGAGACGGTGGCACGGCTGCGGGCGCGGAAGCATCGGGAGGAAAAGCCGTTCGCGCTGATGACGGCGGCGCCGGAGGCGATCGTCGAGCTGACGGCGGCCGCAGCCGAGCTGCTCCGCTCGCGCGAGCGGCCGATCGTGCTCTTGCCGCGACGCCCGCATGCCGCGATCGCGGAGTCGGTGGCGCCGGGGGTGCCGGAGCTCGGCGTGATGCTCCCCTACACCCCCCTCCACCATCTCCTCATCGCCGACGTCGGCCGCCCGCTCGTGATGACGAGCGGCAACCGGTCGGACGAGCCGATCGCCGTCGCCGACGACGAAGCGCGCGAGCGTCTCGCCGGGATCGCGGACGCCTTCCTCGCGCACGATCGCCCCATCCACCGCCGCTGCGAGGACTCGGTCGTGCGGGTCGCCTTCCCGATCCGCCGCTCTCGTGGGTACACCCCGAGCGCCCTGCCGCTCCCCGTGGCGACGGCGCGCCCGCTGATCGCCGTGGGAGCCGAGCTGAAGAGCACCTTCTGCGTCGCCCGCGGAGCCGACGCGTTCATGTCGCCGCACCTCGGCGACCTCGACAGCGAGCTCGCCTACCGCGCCTTCCTCACCGACCTCGACCTCTACACCTCCATGCTCGGCGTGGTGCCGGAGCGGATCGCGCACGATCTCCACCCCGAGTACCTCTCGACGAAGTGGGCTCTCGACCAGGATCTCGAGACGGTCGGCATCCAGCACCACCATGCCCACGCCGCGGCATGCCTCGGCGAGCACGGTGAGCGAGGCCCTGCCCTCGCGCTCGTCTTCGACGGCACCGGGTACGGCACGGACGGGACGCTCTGGGGTGGCGAGCTGCTGCGGTGCGACCTCGTGACGTTCGAGCGGCTGGCGCACCTCGAGCCGGTGCCGCTGCCCGGAGGAGAAGCAGCGATCCGGGAGCCGTGGCGGATGGCCGCGTCCTACCTCGAGGCCGCAGCCCTGCCCGTTCCCTACCCACGCTGGCGGCTCGTGCGCGAAAGCCTGAAGGTCAACGCCCCGCTCTCGTCCGGGATGGGGAGGCTCTTCGACGCGGTCGCCGCGCTGCTCGGCGTCCGGGAGGTGGTGACCTACGAGGGCCAGGCGGCGATCGAGCTCGAGCGGCTCGCGGGGACGACCGCCGCGCCTCCCTACCCGTGGGTCTTCGGCGACGGGCCTGCGCTCGTCCGTCACGTCTACGACGATCTCGCGGCGCGCCGACCGCGCCCGGAGATCGCCGCAGCCTTCCACGAGACGATCGCCGCCGCCGCCGCGACCGCATGCGCCGAGTCGGCCGAACTCCGCACCGTGGCGCTGACGGGCGGCACGTTCCAGAATCTCCGCCTGCTCGAATCGACGGCACGGCGGCTCGAGTCGCTCGGCTTCCGGGTGCTCACCCACGCGCGCGTACCGCCGAACGACGCGGGGATCAGCTACGGACAGGCCGTCGTCGCCGCGGCGACGCTTCCCGCGCGCGCACGCACCACGCGACAGAGCACGGGGTGA
- a CDS encoding LmbU family transcriptional regulator, translating into MKATTSEQRYNGHEAAAQMHPSGGLTGTVDDSVPSGKEMRTIQTALHLAPELPFESWKRIGSRISIVQKSSAWWIGDWLNYGEAAYGKRYNEATAITGLDYQTLRNYAWVVSRFPVSRRRDTLSFHHHAEVAALDELDQETWLTRAAVFGWSRNELRRRIRSDRSTSGPDPPGPRVTVLLRVELDRYRRWLEAAAGDDLATWIAATLDQAALVVSLDTETSREAATFR; encoded by the coding sequence ATGAAGGCGACGACGTCAGAGCAGAGGTACAACGGGCACGAAGCGGCCGCGCAGATGCACCCGTCCGGCGGACTGACCGGCACGGTCGACGACTCCGTTCCCTCCGGTAAGGAGATGCGAACGATCCAGACGGCGCTCCACCTCGCGCCCGAGCTTCCGTTCGAGTCGTGGAAGAGGATCGGGAGCCGCATCTCGATCGTCCAGAAGTCGTCGGCCTGGTGGATAGGCGACTGGCTCAACTACGGCGAGGCGGCGTATGGCAAACGGTACAACGAGGCCACCGCGATCACGGGACTCGACTATCAGACCCTGCGGAACTACGCGTGGGTCGTCTCGCGTTTCCCCGTGTCCCGCCGGCGGGACACACTCAGCTTCCACCACCACGCGGAGGTCGCCGCGCTCGACGAGCTCGACCAGGAGACATGGCTCACACGGGCCGCCGTCTTCGGATGGTCGCGCAACGAGCTGCGCCGCAGGATCCGCTCGGACAGGTCCACCTCAGGGCCTGATCCGCCCGGCCCACGCGTCACGGTGTTGCTCCGGGTCGAGCTCGACCGCTACCGGCGCTGGCTCGAGGCGGCGGCGGGAGATGATCTCGCAACCTGGATTGCGGCGACGCTCGACCAGGCCGCGCTCGTTGTCTCTCTAGACACCGAGACGAGCCGGGAGGCCGCCACCTTCCGGTAG
- a CDS encoding fructose-bisphosphatase class II family protein: MLRAPPERRRRSDIERKFDAENLIAAALHATTASALACQPFLGRGDGKAADAAATDAMRRALEEAPGLGTVVIGEGEKDDAPMLYQGEQLGRGGEPFDIAVDPLECTDYLARGIPGALATIAFAEPASLWSPGASFYMDKIVAPAPARDAIDITDTPERNLARVAEALGKSISELRVVVLDKPRHVELIARVLAAGASVSTPSAGDVAGSLAVLLPAGGADLLLGIGGTPEGVMTACAARALGGGMQGRRAPQGGAEAAALAREGIEVDRPLSLDELASSDRCLLAVTGVTSGSLLRGPWEEPGGRCTESIVVSGGTARRIVESDVCWSRR; encoded by the coding sequence ATGCTGAGAGCACCACCCGAGCGGAGGCGGCGCTCGGACATCGAGCGGAAGTTCGACGCCGAGAACCTGATCGCAGCGGCCCTGCACGCGACCACGGCCTCCGCGCTCGCGTGCCAGCCCTTTCTCGGCAGAGGGGACGGCAAGGCTGCCGACGCCGCTGCGACCGACGCCATGCGCCGCGCGCTCGAGGAAGCTCCCGGGCTGGGCACCGTGGTCATCGGCGAGGGTGAGAAGGACGATGCGCCGATGCTGTACCAGGGCGAGCAGCTGGGCCGCGGAGGCGAGCCGTTCGACATCGCGGTAGACCCGCTCGAGTGCACCGACTACCTCGCCCGGGGCATCCCGGGAGCCCTCGCGACGATCGCGTTCGCGGAGCCGGCCTCGCTCTGGTCGCCGGGAGCGAGCTTCTACATGGACAAGATCGTCGCGCCCGCGCCGGCACGAGACGCCATCGACATCACCGATACCCCGGAGCGGAATCTGGCGCGTGTCGCCGAGGCGCTCGGGAAGTCGATCTCGGAGCTCCGGGTCGTCGTGCTGGACAAGCCACGCCACGTCGAGCTGATCGCCCGGGTGCTCGCGGCCGGGGCTTCGGTGTCGACGCCGTCCGCGGGCGACGTCGCCGGCTCGCTCGCGGTGCTCCTACCCGCCGGCGGGGCGGATCTCCTCCTCGGCATCGGTGGGACCCCGGAGGGCGTGATGACCGCGTGCGCGGCGCGGGCGCTCGGAGGGGGCATGCAAGGGCGGCGCGCGCCGCAAGGCGGGGCCGAGGCAGCGGCTCTCGCACGAGAAGGAATCGAGGTGGACCGGCCGCTGTCGCTCGACGAGTTGGCGTCGAGCGACCGCTGTCTCCTCGCGGTCACCGGCGTCACGAGCGGGTCGCTCCTGCGTGGCCCTTGGGAGGAGCCCGGCGGGCGGTGCACCGAGTCGATCGTCGTCAGCGGGGGAACGGCGCGCCGTATCGTCGAGAGCGACGTGTGCTGGAGCCGGCGATGA
- a CDS encoding response regulator transcription factor, whose amino-acid sequence MRILVVDDDRSVRDALHDALTLAGYEVQCAEGGQQALTQVAASAPDAIVLDVGMPGIDGLEVCRRLRRTGNRVPILMLTARAAVADRIDGLDAGADDYLVKPFDVEEVKARLRALLRRVGGEGDPDALSFGELLLDSARHGVSVHGTFVELTRTEYQLLELLMRNPRRVLPHSLIYDRVWGYDFAPDSNALRVYIRYLRRKLDDAGSRPLIHNVRGVGYSLREP is encoded by the coding sequence ATGAGGATCCTCGTCGTGGACGACGACCGCTCGGTACGAGACGCACTGCACGATGCGCTGACGCTCGCCGGCTACGAGGTTCAGTGCGCCGAGGGCGGGCAACAGGCCCTCACGCAGGTGGCGGCAAGCGCCCCGGACGCCATCGTGCTCGACGTCGGCATGCCCGGCATCGACGGGCTCGAGGTCTGCCGGCGCCTGCGCCGTACCGGCAACCGGGTGCCGATCTTGATGTTGACGGCTCGCGCTGCTGTAGCCGACCGCATCGACGGGCTGGACGCGGGCGCCGACGACTACCTCGTCAAGCCGTTCGACGTCGAGGAGGTGAAGGCGCGGCTCCGAGCGCTGCTGCGTCGCGTCGGCGGTGAGGGCGACCCCGACGCGCTGTCGTTCGGGGAGCTGCTGCTCGACAGCGCCCGCCACGGCGTGAGCGTCCACGGCACGTTCGTCGAGCTGACGCGCACCGAATATCAGCTGCTCGAGCTGTTGATGCGCAATCCGCGGCGGGTGCTTCCGCACAGCCTGATCTACGACCGCGTCTGGGGCTACGACTTCGCGCCGGACTCGAACGCGCTCCGCGTCTACATCCGCTATCTGCGTCGCAAGCTCGACGACGCCGGTTCTCGCCCGCTGATCCACAACGTCCGCGGCGTCGGGTACTCGCTCCGCGAGCCATGA